In the Perca flavescens isolate YP-PL-M2 chromosome 10, PFLA_1.0, whole genome shotgun sequence genome, tgaattaaGGTATAGCTGCATTAAAAGCTTGAAAGGTGTGGTCGACCACCAACGGCTTTAATCGTAATCTTCGTCGTAACTGAATTGTAATAAAAGCACAAATCGAGCACTATATTGATCATTTCATAATTATGTACATCGGATATATTAGGGATTTGTAGGTTTATTCAAATACTACAAAACACACATTCCCATAATGCTCTTCGCCACCCATTTGGTACGTTTGATCTGCTCACCATTGCTGGCCGCCACCGCCAAACgaaatacaaatatttgtaaaataaacacaaaaaagcaagatgcaaatatataaaaaaaatactagaGGTAAGATAAAATATTGTTTCCCTCAAACGGTTGCCAATTAGTATCACGTTTAATAACAGCAGTCAATAATATGTTAAAATGTAGGCCTACCTGggaatattttattgttttgttgtattAATTTGTGCATATAAAATATTGAACTGAAGCGGTTTaataattagattagatttgcCTCACTCTGTGTAATTACAAGTGACAAAACACACAAGTCAATGGGTAACACAAAGCAGCAAATACAACTGCCGGACAGTCATGTTTAATAGACATACGCTCCCGCTCGTGCACCTTGCTCGAATCAGGGGCGCGCTTATGGGCGCGTTCACGTTGTGTATCCAGTGTGTGAGCGAGACTCACAATTCATCATCACAGTCCATTCAATTTGTACTCAGACGCTGACCCCTTCAGAGCTTCAGCCATGGTAGGTTTAACATCGTTTTTATGTATTCTCGCTGGTTTAACAGCCGAATATAGACCCAATCTGAAGATATGAGGAGGTTTGTGGtcaatttgtgtttattttatagAGGATAGTTCGTTTTAGCATCAAACGTAGCAAGCCGGCGCTGTGCCGCAGGAGCCGCTGCTAGCACCGGGGCTAACTACCACTGGACAGCTAACAAAGCTTTCATACAGCGCGGAGGAATTTGCCGGGCGGTGGTtttatctagctagctagatcTTGATAATAGACCAGAAACAATGACTGACACTCTCAAACAACTGGCGCCATTTCGTTCATTTCGCCGTGTTTCGCCGACAAGAAGCCATTGTCTGTGTTAACATGCACACCGCTGTCATGACGCTATTAACGGTGTTTTTACTGCGTCATGTTTCCGTTATTTATCCTCTGCACGTCGATGCATATACATAATAACAGCAGCGCTGGCAGGTGCAGCAGCAGCCTCGGGgctaacctagctagctaacggtattgTTAGCTGgactagctaacgttacgctAGCACAGGCAGAACATGACACCCAGTATGGCGCTTGCTgtgatttttttgttctttgtctGTACACGGCTCCCTCGCTAGTAGTATTTTAGACGCTGGTTGTCTAACGTTACGTCCTCAAAATCAGGTCACAATTCGCCCACACTGATACTTCATGGACAATTTATAGGTTTATGGCCGAGTTGCGCTGCCACTAAATCTGTGAATTGACAAACGAACAGTGTTTGAGCAGAGCTTTGCCTTATATAGCAAGCTAGCGCACACACGTGCGTGTGCTGCATTCATGGCCCCACCCTGAATTTGGTGCAAAGACCATTTTGTTTGGTGCTGTATTATAACGTGAACTGATCTGCAGTTTTGTTTACTGCCATTTTCCTTGTGGGAATTTTGTCATGTACTTCTATTGGGATGTAGTAAATATTTACCGGAATTGTCACCATTATGTAACGCCAGTTTTGCAGTGTTGGATCCACTAGCTGAAGCTAACGGGCCGCTGCCTCTGGATCGCCATGGTCGGTACTGCGCATCTTTTAGTTGCGCATCTAATTTTGTACAACCGTTTATACACACTGCACGCCCGTCACGCCATTCAACTACAACACCAAGAGGGAATAATTGAcgtatttattcattcattcatagtcatcaaacattttattttgtgtgcacTACTGCAACACGAAacataaaatgtatattatcatataatacatatatttgttatacagagaaagagggCCTGCTGCACACTTTGCCTTtgcagtgttttattttaagtttcaaTATAAACCTATCAGACCTGCTGTTTGCTAGTGAAATTGACTCCTATGAGGCCTGTAATCCTAACTGTTACTGTGTGTAACAAGGAATCCAAGACTTGGATTGTGAGTACATTTCTATTCAGTGACTTGAACCTTGACGTCTGTAAAACGTTTCCCTGGGTAAGTTTGGATAAGGCTAGAGCCTAGTGATTACTATGGTGATATTGGCTTGCTgctagaataaaaaaataaacacaatataATCATGTGAAGAACTATGCCAAAGCATGGCAATGGAAAAAAGAAGTGGAAacttaaaacaaatattttgactttacAGATCATGTTTGTGCACAGAAAAATGAGACGTGCAAATCATATGATCATAATAATTTCTCAGCATCACCATGGAGGAAGAATGCCGTGTCATGTGATGTCTTGTATGCGAAGAGTAGGCCTATGCACATTTTATAAACCGTAGCATGTATTTTGGAGACTTGGATATTTCTCCCATGTTCCTTACAGTTATGACAAAGtacaattattttattgatgGATGGGGATTAAGGAAGTGAGTATGGTTGTTTGCTGGTTAATTATTACTCTAAAATTCACTGTTATCTCGCATACGTGTCTTTTACGCCCTGAGCAAACATACACTGCCTGCCTTTGCTGCTTTGCAGTTGGGTTTTCCGTCTTTGCTGCCCCATTATTTCCttttcattgtcttttttttttttttttttttttttttttttcattgacaCATTGCTGGTAGATAGATTCTTCTCCTGAGGCTGCATTTTCCTGTGATGAGTGCCCTAAACAAAGTCAGAAGATCAGATTGAGTGAGTTATAGAGCAGCTGGAACTCTGCGATGTGACTTGTATTCTATATTTCTACAAAAGCCCCATTGTTTGGGACTGAACCCTGTCCTTGCGTGCTTAATTCCTGACCACACCCACATGGTCATCTTTATGATAGAGATACATGGATACAGTATTCTTACAGTCTGACCTTATACATAATAAATGGAATCAAAAGGCCGTACTGACTGAATTGTCAGGGTTGATTTCATTTGGACCAACTGTGCTGACAATTAGATCATTTTCAGATTGCATTACACAACTTGACTCTTCACCACCATGGCTAGCATGCTTGTCACGGCCACACCTTTGCATTTCAATCCTTATCAGTGAGCCTGGTAAGGAGCATtcctgctgtctgtgtgtgtgatagtcaCATGCTGTCCTCTCAGGCCTTTCTTCAGCCTTATGTCTATTTACTTTACTGAAGTCCACACTTCTGGCCTGTTAAACACAATGGCAACTGTTTCCTCGTTCAGGCAAAACTATCCCTGTGGAGTATAGTCTAAAACTAACAAACTTTGGTCTGTcaattattttgtagattaattgtttggtcaaTGTATCACAATTGCCCAGAGCCCAAGTAGAGATATTCAAAGtccttgttttgtccgaccagcTGTTCAAAACCTAAATAAATTTAGTTTAATATCACAGCACATGttcacatttgaaaagctgaAACCAATgggtttgtcattttttattttttagaaaatgaCTTGAGGGATTAACTGGTTATTGATGTGGACCTTGTTTGTTAGTGTccattaacatgttatatctacATCATATTTTCCCAAATCAATTCAGTGATTTTTAAAAACGCTTGATGTTGTAGCAATGTATTTTCTCCTTTATGTGTAAAACATGATTGAATTCAattatatttacttttttatttttgaaacctGCATTAATAAACTGATAGCTTTGTTTAGCCTGTCAAATAACTATTCAGGGGGTTATACTATACTAAaagaaatctgaaaaaaatgacCCTTTACTGTGGCATCATCAGTTAAAAAATATCTGGACAGTTGCAGAaagggcattttttttttttttctctctgtcaccTCCAACTGTGAAATATTTCATTCTATTCTTCCGCgccttactcatctgtatatatatgtttatatactgtcgGTTTTATAGGTTTattactgtttaaatatttttgatttattactattataaataattctattcttttctatttcttatacatAATGTATATTTGTTTCTACTTAATGTGTATCTGTTACTCTGATGtgtgtaaacattttcttttgagctgctgtagcacaggaatttccccagtgtgggattaataaagtctatcttaacTTACATTTAACTCTTAAACAAACGTTAACCGATTGTTCTCTCCACAGGCCTCCGGTGTGAAAGTCACAGATGAAGTTATCGCGGTCTTCAACGACATGAAGGTGCGTAAGGCTCAGGCGAACGAGgatgagaagaggaagaggaagaaggccATTCTGTTCTGCATGAGCAAGGACCTCAAGAACATTGTTCTGGATGATGGCAAAGAGATCCTGCTGGGTGACTTGGGAACCACCGTCCAGGACCCATACCAGCACTTTGTGAAGATGCTGCCCCCAGATGACTGCCGCTACGCCCTGTATGACGCCACCTATGAGACCAAAGAAACAAAGAAGGAGGACCTGGTCTTTATCTTCTGGTGAGGGCTGCCATATGAGACATTAAAGGGTTTGGCCATCATTAAGATAACATAACATTTGGCTTTAATAGTGTTTCTCCCCCACTCGCAGGGCTCCAGAAAGTGCCCCCTTAAAGAGCAAGATGATCTATGCCAGCTCAAAAGATGCTATCAAGAGAAAGTTTGAAGGTAAATAGAAGTGTGTATGTAGTTTTTGGTTTTGTTGGATTCAGAAAACCTACCTTTTTATATATACCATGATAGAGGATTGTATCCCTTTTTATTACACTGCCTGCTCCTATTTAATgtcattttggtctttttttttttttttttttttagttgatgGTCTATTGACCCAAACCTTGTttaataaaagtgataaaacagtgagatccttttttttggggggggggtgggtggcgtctgaaaatgtaataaaaattgTAATTCtgacatgtgtttttttttttttttttttttttttaaacatgtttttatttcaggtATTAAGCACGAGTGGCAGGTGAATGGTTTGGAAGACCTCAAAGATCGGCACACCCTGGCAGAAAAACTCGGCGGCTCGTCAGTAGTCAGCCTGGAAGGAGCCCCTATATAAATATTTCCCACCCAACCCCACACCCCCCTCCTCTCTGGCTTCGATCGAGGCCTTTCAGACACATCTGTTGGGTTTAGTGTTCATTCCAGTGTGGTTTGGAGAAGGGCAAAAGCAGAACCAGCACCATTTGCGGGACTCTCGGGGTGAGATATTGTGGGTGGGTTTGGGGTCAAGTgacagtttaaaaacaaaaagaaattccaCTAATGCAGACTGTCATTCCAGTTCACGCAACATAAAGAATATGAACAAAACACTCAAAGGAAAAACATTAAGATACAACGAggaaggatgatgatgatgatgatgttaaaACTAAAATACACATATTGTTCATGTTTAATACAGGGTTCTGTTCTTTTTTCGGGTTCCATTGGTATGAGTGCAGAGAAGGGACAGGAAATAGCCTTAGTTTTCCAACCATTGAATCCTGACAAATAATCGTTccaactactttttttttttttttttttttttgccaaacttATAGTTAagttttgtaaatgtgtgtagTTGAGACTAGTTGTAGTATGAACTAATTCACAAGTTGTATCAAAACCTTCTCTGGGGGGGAAACACggttaaatatatattgtttttgtttggtaatcctttttgttttctttttgaacATGCAAATTACAAAATTTGAGTGATTCCTTTTTATTTCCAGTTCTGGGTCTGAAAACCATGGCATTTTATGTAGTTAACAGACAACATTCCTTGTACTTGTTAAAACCAGGATCTCCTTGAATTAAAATCTCTGGTGTTATGAAGGTCTGATGGGGAGCGATGTGTATATGAAAGACCAGCGGTCAAGAGTTTAGACTGAATATTGAATGGTGGATGTTTTGTATCGTCTCCTTATCTCTAATAAAAAGCACTAAACTACTGACTTGTTCTGctctttttacacattttttgttttcatatacgttttgtaaaaacaaaccgAGCTGTTGGCCTACTGAGTTTCAGGTTTTGGTAATCACATAGCCGTTTCTCTTCATGGTAGTGGTGGATGGCACCCATTGTAAAGTGTTATAAGGCTGATGCTCAGACCTTACTGCATAAATGATTAAGTAATACTGAATCTGTTCATCCAATTAGTTACTCCCAAATTGAAATATTCAAACTTGTTTTGTACAATGAACAGTCTAAACCCcacagatattcagtttactaacagaaaataaaaaattgaaacAATGGGCTTTTTGCAGATTGGTTTTCTGGCAATCTGCTGATCAATTAATTCTGCTCTAAATTCAATTTTAACCAAATGCCTACATCCCTGCTGTTCCTTGTGGGAGTCATCccaaagggatcaataaagagaagtctaagttCCATTGATGCTGCAGTATTTGTTCTGGCCACAGGAGGGCACCCCAACACGACTTCTGAAACTTCAAAGTCAAGAACACTTACCCAATCATTGTTATAAATCtctgtttattaaaatatatcaagcatttttcaaaaaaataaaattaacacTGTGTCTCCAGTCCACACTGAGAAGAGCATACTATCTGCTGAAACGTCAAGAAGCATCAGTGGTGTCCAAAATCAGTTTTTTATTCTGTATTATGTAGTGTGCAGATCAAAGGGAGTAATCAAATGATCTTTAAAGACCTAAAGAAATACTAAACCATTTCCCTAAAATAAAGATGTCAAGATAAAATGTCTATAGGTTGCTTTCATCCACAGTAGGAAAATAATCTGGTGCTTCTGACACACTACACATTAGTGTAGTGTTTTTCCCCTCTTATAAAAAGTGGCTTATGTTGATAATGTGGAAACACTGACTGTGTTATTAATATGACTGTGGgcaaaaacatattaaaagatgctgtggtgatgatgatgatctcaCAGGCAGACTATAGGCCCAGAGGTTACAGGAAGCAAATTaaacacaggagagaaataatttaatttaattgatcTGCTCTACTGGTGTATCACTCACTGAAgggtgttatttttgtatggATTTAATTCTGATTCACTCATCTTTCATTTCACCCTTTATTTTTTGTGCTTTCTTGTATTGTCATGCTATACTTTAAAAACCTCCTCTTTGTCCTTTTGTCCTTCTTAGTCTTGGACACAGTCTAGTCGGTTACCATGCACCCAGTAACAGATCTGAGCAAATTTCAGTGGAGTGATGCGCACGGCCACATTGTAATCCCGGTTCTCCCCATCTATCTCCAGCCACTGGTGTCCAGAGAAAATGCCGATGACCTTCCTTTCCCAGCGCTCTAAACTGTTGTCCCACATTCTTCCATACACTCCAGAGCCGCTGGCTCCAGGTCGGGCGTCACAGTGCTGGTATATCAGGTCGCTGGACTCTTCTTCCACAGGACAAAACCTGTACACCAGCTCCCCGGATCTGTCGCTGTCAAAGCCAGAGAAGTGGATGCGATTCCCTGCCAGGTCGTCGGAGGAGGGAGCCACAGAGAGGCGCATGAAGGGACGCCGGTGAGGCCAACGCAACTCCAGCAGAGCGTAATCAAAGTCCATGCTGACCTCCTGAGGGCCCTGGATCCAGCCTTTTGGCACACGGGTACGTTTCACCCTCACCCAGCGGACCAGAGGCTTCTTGGAAGAAGTGAGGCCGACTTTGGTGCCGTTGATGGATGGAGGAATCAGGAATCCCACCCTGAGCTTTCGCGCCCCCTTGACATAATCCTTCCCATCATGAACACAGTGGGCAGCTGTGAGGACGTGCTGCTGAGATACAAGAACGCCGGTGCAGCCGGTGGAGATCCGCACGGCGGTGGAGAAAGGGTAATCCAACAGGAAGTTGTCACCTTGGATGTTAAAACGTCCGTCTGCTCCATATATCTGCCGCCTCACGCGTTTGTGCCTGGGCATCACTCTTGGTCCTCTCTTCGGTGAAGGGTGAGCGAAGTGATCTTCTTCAAACTCCTCGTCGCCCTCCACATTTACAGTGGTGAGAGTGCGGGAGCCGTCAGCATACAGCGTCTCAAAAGCCAGTTTATCTGAGAGCTGCTCCTTCTGGGCCTCCTGCTCTCCTCTGTGGAAGCAGCTGGAGTTGCAGTGAGTGGTGAAGTCCAGCTGTGTCTGAGCGCTGAAGCGGGAGCGGATGAGAGGCATCGGTGCGTGAGGAATGAGCGTGGGGACGTGGACAGCCGGAGGGTGAGGAGGGTGCAAAAGGGACAGtgtgagagggaggaggagctggaggagcagGTGAGTCAGCAGGAGGGAGCTCTCGCGTGGCGTCATCATGGTGAAAGAAAACACTGCAACGACACAGAAAATAATCACATACGTGAGAAAAACAGCTTACAAACTTATTTTAAAATGGCATGAATTTCTGCATGTTTGTTTCTGCAAGATTACAGCCGTGGAAAACATTcccaaacaacacaaacacacttacaaacacaaaaactctAATCCCCCATAAATCTCAACTCTTTCACAGTTGATTGTTGATCGTAAATCCAAGCAGTGATTTGTGAGGTCAGCGTGCAAAATCTAATGTTGCAACGCACGCCTTAGTTTCATCTGGTGTGGCTAGGCAACAATGAACCTCTTGTTCCTATAACATAGATTACCAGAAAAATAGGATTTCAGCCTGATGGAAGCATTTTAATGTACGTTTGGTACAAAAGTTGCAAACAAATTCcaatggaagaaaagaaaattcaaCTGAAAACTCAATTTAAGAGGAAGCAAAGTGGCCAAAAACATAGCTGAGAAGCCAGAACAAAGCGCAGTGGTCAACACTctaaaaggaaaagaaatgcaGTGTGTGATTACTTCAGACATCATTTATAAAAGGCATCAAGATGTTGTTTCCTAGACATGATGCACAAGACATTCTGCATTATTGTTGGTTAGGAGGTTACAGTAAAAACTCTCCCATCAAATATTTGTCAAGGCTCAGAGGTAAGAAGTTGTTTTCCATCAAACATTAACTACTTCACAGTGTATGTGGGGCTTTCAGGGCAGATTAGCAGCAACAAGGAGACACTTGATCCCTTCTAAAGACTGTGGACCTGGAGGCACTCATGGCATTAAAAGAGCAGGTGtgtaaaagtgaaaagaaaCAAGTCGAGGCACGGTAGGAAAACAGTGCATTATTCTTAACAAAGGGCAGGGTGGGGCCTGTCCACACACCTATGTGCTGTTTCTTCTAACTACTAAGAAGGCAGTTACAAAAAGGAGCTCCTGTAAGCAGGGAAAGTACAAACTTTCTTCCATTTTGACGTGTCAGATACTTGACAGCTGCGGCAGACAGTTATAGAGGATTTCAAGTGGTAAATTGGCTGGTGAAGAAGTGGTAATTTGACATAAACCTGTAGTACaacttaataaaaacaataaaagtgaTATGTTTATGACCACCGTTCAACAGGATGTGGTAAAACAGATGTAATGTCAGTGATTTTGGGATGTAAAGCCTGTGTTTTCAGAGGTGGTTTGAGTGTTGAAACACATTGTTTGACTCTTAAGACAACATTTTCAAGCTCTAAACCATAAACCACAGCTCCTTCTGAGGCTCAGTCTGATGGAAACCACAGGAAAATGATCCAGAGGACAACCCTGTGCAAAActgacaacatactgtataactaAAGAG is a window encoding:
- the prss23 gene encoding serine protease 23 isoform X1: MIVRDSFDVFSFTMMTPRESSLLLTHLLLQLLLPLTLSLLHPPHPPAVHVPTLIPHAPMPLIRSRFSAQTQLDFTTHCNSSCFHRGEQEAQKEQLSDKLAFETLYADGSRTLTTVNVEGDEEFEEDHFAHPSPKRGPRVMPRHKRVRRQIYGADGRFNIQGDNFLLDYPFSTAVRISTGCTGVLVSQQHVLTAAHCVHDGKDYVKGARKLRVGFLIPPSINGTKVGLTSSKKPLVRWVRVKRTRVPKGWIQGPQEVSMDFDYALLELRWPHRRPFMRLSVAPSSDDLAGNRIHFSGFDSDRSGELVYRFCPVEEESSDLIYQHCDARPGASGSGVYGRMWDNSLERWERKVIGIFSGHQWLEIDGENRDYNVAVRITPLKFAQICYWVHGNRLDCVQD
- the cfl1 gene encoding cofilin-1 isoform X2, whose translation is MKVRKAQANEDEKRKRKKAILFCMSKDLKNIVLDDGKEILLGDLGTTVQDPYQHFVKMLPPDDCRYALYDATYETKETKKEDLVFIFWAPESAPLKSKMIYASSKDAIKRKFEGIKHEWQVNGLEDLKDRHTLAEKLGGSSVVSLEGAPI
- the cfl1 gene encoding cofilin-1 isoform X1: MASGVKVTDEVIAVFNDMKVRKAQANEDEKRKRKKAILFCMSKDLKNIVLDDGKEILLGDLGTTVQDPYQHFVKMLPPDDCRYALYDATYETKETKKEDLVFIFWAPESAPLKSKMIYASSKDAIKRKFEGIKHEWQVNGLEDLKDRHTLAEKLGGSSVVSLEGAPI
- the prss23 gene encoding serine protease 23 isoform X2; this translates as MMTPRESSLLLTHLLLQLLLPLTLSLLHPPHPPAVHVPTLIPHAPMPLIRSRFSAQTQLDFTTHCNSSCFHRGEQEAQKEQLSDKLAFETLYADGSRTLTTVNVEGDEEFEEDHFAHPSPKRGPRVMPRHKRVRRQIYGADGRFNIQGDNFLLDYPFSTAVRISTGCTGVLVSQQHVLTAAHCVHDGKDYVKGARKLRVGFLIPPSINGTKVGLTSSKKPLVRWVRVKRTRVPKGWIQGPQEVSMDFDYALLELRWPHRRPFMRLSVAPSSDDLAGNRIHFSGFDSDRSGELVYRFCPVEEESSDLIYQHCDARPGASGSGVYGRMWDNSLERWERKVIGIFSGHQWLEIDGENRDYNVAVRITPLKFAQICYWVHGNRLDCVQD